In Castanea sativa cultivar Marrone di Chiusa Pesio chromosome 6, ASM4071231v1, a single window of DNA contains:
- the LOC142641666 gene encoding phosphomannomutase translates to MAVRKPGVIALFDVDGTLTAPRKGATPKIVEFMRQLREVVTVGVVGGSDLVKISEQLGKTVIDDYDYAFSENGLVAHKDGKLIGTESLKTFLGEEKLKEFINFTLHYLADLDIPIKRGTFIEFRSGMLNISPIGRNCSQEERDEFEKYDKVHNFRAKMVSVLREKFAHLNLTFSIGGQISFDVFPQGWDKTYCLRYLDDFHEIHFFGDKTYKGGNDHEIYESKRTIGHTVTSPEDTMEQCKALFLANP, encoded by the exons ATGGCTGTGAGGAAGCCTGGTGTAATTGCTTTGTTTGATGTTGATGGGACCCTTACTGCTCCAAGAAAG GGGGCCACTCCAAAGATTGTAGAGTTCATGCGGCAACTCCGTGAG GTTGTGACAGTTGGTGTTGTGGGAGGATCTGACCTTGTTAAAATATCAGAGCAGCTTGGGAAGACAG TTATTGATGACTATGATTATGCATTTTCTGAGAATGGCCTTGTGGCTCACAAAGATGGAAAGCTTATTGGCACTGAG AGCTTAAAGACATTTCTTGGAGAAGAGAAACTCAAG gaatttattaattttactctGCATTATCTTGCTGACTTGGATATCCCTATAAAAAG GGGAACATTTATAGAGTTCCGAAGTGGCATGCTGAATATATCACCTATTGGGCGAAACTGCAGCCAAGAAGAAAGGGATGAATTTGAAAAGTATGACAAG GTTCACAATTTCCGTGCAAAAATGGTATCCGTGCTTCGCGAGAAGTTTGCACACCTTAATCTGACATTTTCCATTGGAGGACAAATAAGTTTTGAT GTTTTCCCTCAAGGTTGGGACAAGACCTACTGCTTGAGATACCTAGATGATTTTCATGAAATCCATTTCTTTGGTGACAAAACTTACAAG GGAGGAAATGACCATGAAATTTATGAATCAAAACGAACAATTGGTCACACAG TTACCAGCCCTGAAGATACTATGGAGCAGTGCAAAGCTCTCTTCCTTGCAAACCCCTGA